TCGCACAGCTTCGGATCCCCCACGCGAGCCACGGGCTTGCCGTCCGGCCCGTACACGCCCACCGCGTCCACGCCGTGGGCGCCGATCTCCGCGTCCAAGAGCCCCATCAGCTCCGACGGCGAGCGTCGCGCCCGCGCTTCCAGCACGTGGCCGGCCACCGCGCGCCCCAGGGAGCGCGCGCTCGTGTCGCGCAGCTGCTGCAGGGTGAGGCTGGTGTAGGTCGCGACGGCGAAGAACAGCGGCACGAACGCCAGCAGCATCAGCCCGCCCAGCAAGAGCAGGATCTGCAACCTGAGGCCGGGCTTCACGGGACCAACCGACGATATCTCATTTGTTGGTCCGCCGCGGAAACCGCGCGGTCAGGACGAAAAGATACGTCCCATGGCCGCGGCGGCTGCACCCATGTCCGGCGCACGCTGACCGCGCGCAGCGAGCACGCAGCGCTGGCCGAGGAGCTCCACGCCCTGGACGTGGATCGCCGGGCTCGCTGTCGCAATCTCCGCAGTGCCCGCCAATAGCTCGGCGTCTTCTCCCGGCTCGGAGGCCGCGATGACCAGCCCGTCCTCGTTGGCCAGCACGAACTGCTGGAGGCGAAAGCTCCGCTGTGCGTGCTGCAGATACAGCTCCGCGGCCTGGCCCTTGATCTCGCTTCGGTGGCGTCGTCGCTCGTGCATGGGCGCGATCATTTCGCGCCCGCGAGCCGCCGGGAAAGTTCCCGCCGGACCCGCTGGAAAGTGGGCCCAAAGCGCGGGGAGCTGCTACCGCGAGCACGAATGGATCCCCTCGTTCGTGCTTCCATCGCACTCCAGAGAACCGGCGCCCGGGCGTCCGGCGCGGTGGTCAGTGTGGGCGCGGGTGCGTTCCTGGTCTGGTGGACCATGGAGCCGCGGGCGGAATGGATGGGCGTTGCCGCGGGGGGCGTGCTCATCGCCTCGCTCGGCCTCAGGGTGGCGCGCCGTCTCGGCAAGCTGAACCCGGCTTCCACGGCCCGCCTCGACTTCGAGGTGTTCAGTCATCTCGTCGTGCTGGCCTTTGCCGCGATCTTGGCGTCGCCGGGAAAGCTCGAGGGTCCGTTCTATCCCATGGTGTATGCGCTGATGATGCTGGCCGCGGCCTTCGCGCGACCCGCCGCAGCGGTGGCCACGGTGGCCTTCACCGTATTGCTGGAAGCCGCCATCCAGATGCTGGCCCTCGGCCACGAGCTGGAACGGGGCTGGCCTCATGCCGCGCTCATCGGTCTGTTCGCGTTCATGAACATGGTCGTCTTCCGCGCGGAGATCGCCCGCGTGCGTCGCCTCTCGAAGGTACGCATCGCCAGCGAGATCGAGCGCATGAAGGAGGCCGCGCGCTCCTACCGGCTGCTCGGCGCTCCCAGCTCGGCGTTGGACCGCACCTCCCTGCCGCCACCGGACGACGAAGAACGCCTGCTTCGCTCCAGCGTGGAGGAGATCCACCAAGCACTGTCCTTCGCGCTCGATCTCCTGCGTCGCTCCTTGGGTCTGAGCAGCGCCGTGCTCTTGTGGCTCGACGGCAGCAAGGAAAAGCTCCACATCCGGGAGCTGTCCACCTCTGACGACACCATCATGCCGGGGCCGTTCTCCGCGCGGGATGGCATCATCGCTGCCGCGCTCTCCCAGGGTGAGACGGTGAGCGTGCACGGCCACAAGCTCGCGCACCACACGCCCTATTACGGCGCGCCTCCCGCGATCGGCGCCGTCAGCGCGGCGCCGATCTTGGAGAACGGCCACGCGCGTGGCGTGCTGGTCGTCGACCGCCAGGAGCGCGACCCCTTCACCAGCGTCGAGGAGGAGCTGCTCACCGCGGCCACGCACTTTGCCCTGCGCGCCATCGAGAACGAGCGCGTGTTCGCCCAGCTCGAGCGCGCCAAGATCGAACAGGGCAAGTTGTACCGCGCCGTGGACGCTCTGGCCGCTGCCAGCACCGAGGCGGCGGTGGTGGAAGCCTGCGTCAGCAGCGCGCGGGAGTTCGCCAGCTTCGACTTTGCGGTGGTCACGCTCTTCGATCGCCAGACCGGCGAGCACGAGATCTGCGCCGTGAGCGGCGACGGTGGCGACGAGCTCCTGGGTCAGCGCTTCCGCCACAACTCGGGCCTCGTGAGCATGGTGGTCGCCAACCGCCATCCGCTGCCCTACCGCGGCGACTACGATCCCGCGCGGCAGTTGGTGTTCACGCGCCGGCTGAAGCCCCCGGCCATGCCGTCGCTCTTGGTTTTGCCCCTCACGGTTCACGACCGCGCCCTGGGCACGCTGGTGCTCGGCTCACGCCGCCGTTCGGCCTTTGGTGACGCCGTGCGCCCGACCCTGGAGGTGCTGGCCAGCCACGTGGCGGTGTCTTTGGCCAACGCCCGCATGGTCAAGCGGCTGGAAGAGATGGCCACCACGGACGGCCTCACGGGCCTCTTCAACAAGCGCGCGCTGCTCGAAGCCGCGACGCAGAAGCTGAAGAGCGCCGCGCGCTTCAAGAAGGCCCTCAGCGTCTTGGTGTGCGACATCGATCACTTCAAGAAGGTGAACGACACCTACGGCCACGACGTGGGAGACGTCGTGATCCGCGGCTTCGGCGAGGTGCTCAAGCGAACCAAGCGCGACACCGACGTGGTCGGTCGCTTCGGCGGAGAAGAGTTCGTGATCGTGTGCGAGGAGACGGACTCCGACGGCGCCGCGCTGCTCGCCGAGCGCATCCGCAGCGAGATCGAGAGCACCACGTTCCACTCCGATGCGGGGGCGCTGCGCGTCACCTGCTCCGTGGGCGTGGCCACGGCGCCCCAAGCCGGCACGGACTGGGATTCCCTGTTCAAGGCCACGGACGAGGCGCTGTACGCCTCCAAGCGGGGTGGCCGCAATCGCGTGACCGTGTGGGCCCCGCGCCTGTCCGGCTGTGCCGCCTGATCAGAACGGGCACACGCTGGTGCAGCTCGACTGCAGGCAGGAGAGCGTGGTGATGCCCTGGGCCGAGCCCGAGCACGCCGCACAGGTCGTGGTCAGACAGCCAATGGGATCCGACGAGCCCACGCAGAAGTTCATGAAGCAGTACACGGCCTGCGCGCACACGGTGTCCTGCAGGCACGTGTTCAAGTCCGTGCAGCAGCTCTCCTGCGCGCAGCTGTCGCAGGTGGCGTTGCCGGTCGTGAGATCGAAGCAGTTCTTGCCAAAGTAGTCGTTCTGGCAGCCGTTGGTGGTGCCGCCGCTACCGCCCGTGGCTCCCGTGCCGCCAAACCCGCCGGTGGAACCACCGATGCCACCCGAGCCACCGCCGATGCCACCGCTGCCGCCACCGATGCCGCCACTGCCACCACTGCCGCTGACACAGGTGTTGTACGCTTGGTTCTGCGCGTCGCAGAGCCCCGGCGTGACGTTCACCGTGGGAGTGCCGTTGGTGTCACACGTGGCCTGCCCGCCGAGCAGACAGCCGAGGAACGCGTCGTACTGAGCGATGCACTGCGGTGCTCCTTGACGCTGCGCCTCGCACTGCGAGACGCACGCGGCGTGGCCCGGGTCCGCCGGGCAGTTCGCCGCCGCCAGGCTGTCGCAGGACTGGCCGCAGATGGCGCTGCTGCCACCGCCGGAGCCCCCGGAGCCGCCACCCGTGCCGCCGCTGTTGCCGAAGCCGCCGCCGCCCCCGGTGCCCTGCGACACGCAGACGCCGTTGCTCCCGCACACCTGGCCGGACGGGCACGTGCCGCCATCCGCGCAGGACGCGGCACCGCCGCCGCCGCCACTGGAGCTGCAGGCCAACAAAGCGAAAGCGGAAGCGAGGCTGAACAGCTGGGCGAAGCGCATGGCGCGGCAGTGTACGCGCTGGCCGGCCCAAAGCCAGCCTCCGCAAAGCGTTGCGAATGATTTCCGCGACATGCGGCTTTGGCGGAGCGTGAGGTTCCGCGCCGCACCAACACCCAAATGCACCCAGCAGTCCCTGGGTTTTGTCGGTGCGGCGCGAGCCCCGTCGTGGAGCGTCACTCCACGGGCTCGCACAGCTCGCCGGTGTACTTGCGCTTGCGCGTCACCTTGACGACGCGTCCTTGGGCGAACTGAACCGTCACGTGCACGCGGAAGTCGGAGCAGCGGCGCGGAAAGAGGTACAGCCACACGGCGTCGCTCTCGCGCTTGCTCGGCTGCCCTTCCGCGGCGATGACCTCGGCCGTGGTGCAGCCGATCTCGATGTCGTCGGGCGCGTCCGGCGAACGGCCGCCCTTGCGCTTGCAAGGAACGACGCTCGCCGCGGCGCCGGTGTCGCCGAGCTCTGCGTCCGCGGAAGGTGCTGCGTCGACGACGGACGGCGCTGCGTCGACCACGCCGGCGTCCATCACCGAGGCGCCGGTTCGGGCTTGGAGTGCGGCGCATTCGGCGCGCGATATGGGATACGCCTTGCCGCACATGACCTTGTCGTCGAAGGGGAAGCCATGGGCGTAGCACCCCGACACCAAGAGCAGCAGCGCGAGCGCGCCTCGCGACGTCACGGGGCAGTGGTCGCAGAGTCCCGCGCGGGCGGCAAGCGCCGGGCGCCTAGTCTAGGTCATACGAGGCGGAAGCTCATTCCCGCGGCGCGGGCCGCGGCGCCGTCGGCGTCGTCGCGATCTCCGATCACCAGGCACTCTTCCGGCGGGACGCCCAGGCGCTTTGCGGCCGCAAGGTAGCCACCGGGGTGCGGCTTGAGGCGCGGGGGACCTTCCGGCTCGCCGCTGGCGACGACGACCTCGAACAAGGAAGCGTCACCCAGGGCCGCGAGCTTGTCTCGGGCGGGATAGTCGCTGACCAGCGCCACGTGGCCGCCACCCTCGCGAAACTCGCGGATCTCTCCGAGCAGGACTTCGTTCTTGAAGCGGCGGATCCACTTGCACGGGCGTCGCACCATCCACTCGCGCACGCGGCGTTCCACGTCCTCGGGATCGCGGCCGAGGGCCTGCGCCGTGCGCTCGACCTGCAAACGAAATGGATCCGGCACGTCGGATTGCATCTCGGCTCGCAGCACTTCGTGCTCGTGCCGGAAGCGACGCAGCGTGGCCACGGAGGTCCAACCCGAGAGACCGAGCTCGGCGGCCATCGCCAGCTTCACCCAGCGTGCGTGGTACAGAGTGCCGTCGAGATCGACCAACCACGCGCGAACGCTCACCGCGGAAGCTCCGAAATTCGAGTGAGCTCGGGCACGTCGATCTCCGCGGTTTGGGCGATTCCGAGGGCGCGGGCCAGGCGCCCGGGGGCGCTGCGTCCGGTGCACTGGTGCTCCGGATCCGCCAGCAGCGCGCGCTCCAAGCTGGCGAGGAGCTTCTCTTCCGGCAGCGCTTCTCCCACCAGGTGGCCTTGGATCCGCAGTACCTCTCGCGCCACCGTCAGCGCCAAGCGCCGATGGCGCGACCACAGGTTGCTCGTGGTGCCGCCCACCTCCAGCCCGGCGATGTTGGTGGTCAAGATGTAGAGGTTCTTCTCCACCAGCGCGTGCACCAAGGACTCGTAGTTCAAGATGCGCGTGGTCACGATGCCCATGGCTCCTAGCGCCGCCTCCACGGGGATGGCGTGGGGGCCGAACACGGCGGTGGGTAAGAGCTCCTTCACGGGCTGCTTCGGCTTCTTTTCGAACCACACCACCGCCACGGTGGGCGATTGGATCTCGTGGCGTTGCCAGCTGCCGGGCACGAGCTCGTTCTGCATCAGCACCACGCGCGCGCTCCACACCGGCGGCACCTCCGCCAGCACGTCGTCCAGATCCGCCTCGCCCACGGCGACGATCACGACCTCGGGCTCGGGGTTGTTCTTGGCCACCGTGGCCATGGAATCCTGGCGGCGTACCGGGATGACGCGGTAGCCGGTGCGCAAGAACCCCTGGGCGAAATAGCCGCCCAGCTCACCGACGCCGACGAGAACCACGGGTCTCATGGCGGGGAGACTGCCTCAAGCCTCCGCCGTGCGATAGGGGCCGTCGTCACGACGGCGCCGCGACGGGACAAAACCCGCCGCGCGCGTCGCGACCAAGGCGCCAATGCCGATCAGCACCACCACCGCGGTGACCAGCCCACCGATCCAGGGCAGCGAAGAGAGCACCAGATAGCCGAAACAGCCGATGGCGAGGTGCACGTAGGCGTTGGGTGTTTTGTGGTGTGCCAGGGCGCCGCCGGCCGTGGCCAGCACCGCTGCGATACCTGCATACGTTCCGAAGGCGCCCAACAGCGCTGCGATGACCGCCAGCGGGATGCCGATGATGGTCACGCACAGCACGACGACGAGCACGCCGAAGACGATGACGCCGACGACTCCGAGCGCGAAGGTCCGCATCGGGCGTGCGGCGATCTCCTTCTGCATCGATTCCATGCGCCGCGTGGCCAGCGCCAGGAGCACCGCGCCGAACACGAACAAGAGCGCGGTGCGAGTGATGGCGCTGCCGACGTCGCGCAGGGTGCGGGTGAGCGAGAAGCCGCCGTCCTCGCGGGAGCTCACGTCGCCGCCGATCTTCGCGGACTTGCCACGCCGTAGTCGACCACCGAGAACGCCCACGTCGCCGTCCACGCGAGCGCCGTCCTCCACTTCCAGCGCCCCGCCCAACACGGTGGCGTCGCCCTTCACGCGGGCACCGTTGCGCACCACCGCGCTGCCGCCCATCACGCTGAGGTCGCCGGTGACGGTGCCCAGCACGTCCGCGTTGCCACCCATCACGGTGAGGTCGCGCACCACCTCGTTCTTCTCCACTCGGATGTTGCCTCCGGTGACGGTGCGATCTTCGCCTTGCTTCTTC
The window above is part of the Polyangiaceae bacterium genome. Proteins encoded here:
- a CDS encoding diguanylate cyclase, with protein sequence MDPLVRASIALQRTGARASGAVVSVGAGAFLVWWTMEPRAEWMGVAAGGVLIASLGLRVARRLGKLNPASTARLDFEVFSHLVVLAFAAILASPGKLEGPFYPMVYALMMLAAAFARPAAAVATVAFTVLLEAAIQMLALGHELERGWPHAALIGLFAFMNMVVFRAEIARVRRLSKVRIASEIERMKEAARSYRLLGAPSSALDRTSLPPPDDEERLLRSSVEEIHQALSFALDLLRRSLGLSSAVLLWLDGSKEKLHIRELSTSDDTIMPGPFSARDGIIAAALSQGETVSVHGHKLAHHTPYYGAPPAIGAVSAAPILENGHARGVLVVDRQERDPFTSVEEELLTAATHFALRAIENERVFAQLERAKIEQGKLYRAVDALAAASTEAAVVEACVSSAREFASFDFAVVTLFDRQTGEHEICAVSGDGGDELLGQRFRHNSGLVSMVVANRHPLPYRGDYDPARQLVFTRRLKPPAMPSLLVLPLTVHDRALGTLVLGSRRRSAFGDAVRPTLEVLASHVAVSLANARMVKRLEEMATTDGLTGLFNKRALLEAATQKLKSAARFKKALSVLVCDIDHFKKVNDTYGHDVGDVVIRGFGEVLKRTKRDTDVVGRFGGEEFVIVCEETDSDGAALLAERIRSEIESTTFHSDAGALRVTCSVGVATAPQAGTDWDSLFKATDEALYASKRGGRNRVTVWAPRLSGCAA
- a CDS encoding HAD family phosphatase, whose translation is MSVRAWLVDLDGTLYHARWVKLAMAAELGLSGWTSVATLRRFRHEHEVLRAEMQSDVPDPFRLQVERTAQALGRDPEDVERRVREWMVRRPCKWIRRFKNEVLLGEIREFREGGGHVALVSDYPARDKLAALGDASLFEVVVASGEPEGPPRLKPHPGGYLAAAKRLGVPPEECLVIGDRDDADGAAARAAGMSFRLV